ACCCATGCCTGATTTTGATGAATTTAATTTAAGTTTATACAAACCGTTTTATACATTTTTAATCCGCAAGTTAAGGGAACTGCCTGTTATGACATCAAGAGGCTGCCCTTATGATTGTGTGTTTTGCTTCAGATCGCAGGGGAATATTGTAAGATATAAAAGTTTACAATCTGTAATAGATGAAATCAAAAGAGATATAGAAGTGTACCACATAAATCAGATATTATTTACAGACGAGACTTTTACAATCAATATGAAGCGTACAGAAGCTATCTGCGATGAATTGATCAGCACAGGTATTAATAAGAAGATAGAATGGGGATGCGAGACAAGAGCCGATGTCGTAGATGAAGCGTTGCTAAAAAAAATGAAGCGTGCCGGGTGCAGGGTGATCTATTATGGTGTAGAATCCGGCGATCAGGGGATACTGGATCATGCTACAAAGGACTTAAAGATTGTTGATATAAAAAATGCCGTAAAATGGACAAAGGATGCGGGTATTGATGTATACGCTAATCTTATTATAGGGCTTCCTTATGATACTGAAGAAACAATAAACAGGACTATTGATTTTGCAATTGAGCTTGATCCGGATGCGGTATCATTTGCAATACTCACACCATTTCCCGGAACAGAACTCGTTGATATGATTAAAAAAGGTAAGGGTGAATTAAAGATTATTGCGCATGATTGGAGAGATTATAATAAGCAGTTTGGCAGAGCACTTGAACTTGAGTACTTGAGCATAAAACAGCTTAGGAAACTTCAAAGGAAAGCATATATAAAATTTTATTTTAGGCCCAAAAGGTTTATAAATATGTTCAAAATTGTAGATATAAGAGCATTGATATCTTATTTCTTACATAGATTATAAGCATACGATTATGAACCTCCCCCTGATGGGATAAAGAGGGCGTCTTAAAAGGGGACAGTCTGTTCAGATGGCACTCCCCGTATTCTTGAGGACAGATTCCGTGGGACTAATAATTATGATAATGCAGCTTATATTGTATTGACGAATGCAAATTCTTATGATTCTTTATCCGTTAAGATGAGATTTATAAAAAGGGGTTTACCATATTTAATAGTCTTTCTTGTTTCCTTTTTATATCTATCTCATTTTA
This genomic interval from Deltaproteobacteria bacterium contains the following:
- a CDS encoding B12-binding domain-containing radical SAM protein, producing the protein MKILFIIPPFLSVGKKSSHSPHLIPNLGIAYMASILKNEGHEVNVIDALAEGLSRASLINKIAVVQPDIVGLTASTYQIYDAAEIAKEVKGLSSEIITIIGGYHASALPEQTLKEFDSFDYLVSGEGELTLSELLKAISSGNNDMLKDIKGIVYRTGNKIIVNPQRPYIDVNTLPMPDFDEFNLSLYKPFYTFLIRKLRELPVMTSRGCPYDCVFCFRSQGNIVRYKSLQSVIDEIKRDIEVYHINQILFTDETFTINMKRTEAICDELISTGINKKIEWGCETRADVVDEALLKKMKRAGCRVIYYGVESGDQGILDHATKDLKIVDIKNAVKWTKDAGIDVYANLIIGLPYDTEETINRTIDFAIELDPDAVSFAILTPFPGTELVDMIKKGKGELKIIAHDWRDYNKQFGRALELEYLSIKQLRKLQRKAYIKFYFRPKRFINMFKIVDIRALISYFLHRL